One Succinivibrio dextrinosolvens DNA window includes the following coding sequences:
- a CDS encoding cyclic-phosphate processing receiver domain-containing protein, producing MDFIRFVNSRDIREYLYALDYCLSGEQKLFLVDKCYRIPLEEKLFALEVLLAEPDEEVTIRHPDFFVEQPKDGDKSETESLHALTKGILENYRILISLLKNEEPGSYYELSILEKGCSEFYSFARFPSFETAVNGYKEDYSADDRDSVGVVMLTKYYYSGTKNIYDNFSDRYVRAFFNSEVELMHIYDNECLPQERFNYTTDKLLIYLPMPFEPGDILVNSDDCVYAGQTKGFNCDYESGAPFVAVSFMPDATVSSGIDSSDINCYCYYFDRFSQYHLTSEVNVHNYDLEYYRKPLTGKDRFLRIFGLKQKDTSAVSDEELLLASEYCKNLEIQQALKQQLSWFHSSMSYYFSDENRKQKLSHDRYFQVDHETLLSMTDSVKLWLDDEREAPSGYIHCHSVNEAISRIKFFEKHSVAIEELNLDHDLGDFAKDGGDAIELLDWLCARETFYKIVLHTANPVGRANMQRTIDRYWPHVGDEA from the coding sequence ATGGACTTTATAAGATTTGTAAATTCCCGAGACATCCGAGAATATCTTTATGCGCTAGATTACTGCCTCAGTGGAGAGCAGAAGCTGTTTCTTGTCGACAAATGCTATCGTATTCCTCTTGAGGAAAAACTTTTCGCCTTAGAAGTACTACTTGCTGAGCCTGATGAAGAGGTAACCATCAGACATCCGGACTTTTTCGTGGAGCAGCCAAAAGATGGAGATAAGAGTGAGACAGAGAGTCTTCATGCGCTAACAAAAGGTATTCTTGAGAATTACCGAATTCTAATCAGTCTTCTGAAAAATGAGGAGCCAGGAAGCTATTATGAGCTGAGTATTCTTGAGAAAGGTTGCTCTGAGTTTTACTCTTTTGCAAGATTTCCTTCTTTTGAGACTGCTGTTAATGGCTACAAGGAAGATTACTCTGCGGACGACAGAGACTCTGTTGGTGTAGTTATGCTGACCAAATACTATTATTCAGGCACAAAAAATATATATGATAATTTTTCTGACAGGTATGTCAGAGCTTTCTTTAACTCTGAGGTAGAGCTTATGCATATCTATGACAATGAGTGCCTGCCACAGGAGCGATTTAACTATACAACTGACAAGCTGTTAATATACCTTCCAATGCCTTTTGAACCTGGAGATATTCTGGTTAATTCAGATGACTGTGTATATGCAGGTCAGACTAAGGGCTTTAACTGTGATTATGAGAGTGGAGCTCCTTTTGTGGCTGTATCCTTTATGCCAGATGCGACCGTATCCAGTGGCATAGATTCTTCAGATATAAACTGTTACTGCTATTATTTTGATCGCTTCAGTCAGTACCATCTGACCTCAGAAGTTAATGTCCATAACTACGATCTTGAGTACTACAGAAAGCCTCTTACTGGAAAAGATCGTTTTTTACGGATATTCGGACTAAAACAGAAAGATACTTCTGCGGTGTCTGATGAAGAGCTGCTACTTGCCTCTGAATACTGTAAAAATCTGGAGATACAACAGGCTCTTAAGCAGCAGCTGAGCTGGTTTCATTCCTCAATGTCCTATTATTTCTCTGATGAGAACAGAAAACAGAAACTTTCTCATGATCGTTATTTTCAGGTGGACCACGAAACGCTTCTCTCTATGACGGACAGTGTAAAGCTCTGGCTTGATGATGAAAGAGAAGCTCCATCTGGATATATCCATTGTCATAGTGTTAATGAGGCCATTAGCAGGATTAAGTTTTTTGAGAAACATTCTGTCGCCATTGAAGAGCTGAATCTTGATCATGATCTTGGAGATTTCGCAAAGGATGGAGGTGATGCCATAGAGCTTCTAGACTGGCTGTGTGCGAGAG
- the serA gene encoding phosphoglycerate dehydrogenase, whose product MQPSLSLEKSKIKILLLEGVDPSAVDALNKAGYTNVEYQKKALDGQELLDAIENVHFIGIRSRTHLTAEVLQHAKKLIGIGCYCIGTNQVDLEAAAALGIPVFNAPFSNTRSVAELVTGEYLQLLRDIPARNALLHRGGWNKAANGCHEARGKTIGIIGYGHIGTQVGILAEALGLSVLFYDVENKMVLGNAKQVNTLDELLENSDIVTLHVPELPTTKNMISKAQFAKMKDGVRFLNASRGTVVDIEALCEALRSGKVAGAAVDVYPKEPSKNGEEFVTPLREFDNVILTPHIGAGTEEAQKNIGTEVSEKLALYSDNGSTLTAVNFPEVSLPTKRADVSRLLHVHKNVPGVMRQINETFAKLNINVAAQYLQTTADIGYVVMDIHSDKPQEVVPSLRNIEGTLKCRILY is encoded by the coding sequence ATGCAGCCTTCATTATCTTTAGAAAAATCAAAGATCAAAATCCTTCTTTTAGAGGGCGTTGATCCAAGTGCTGTAGATGCATTAAACAAAGCTGGATATACAAATGTTGAGTATCAGAAAAAGGCTCTTGATGGTCAGGAGCTTTTAGATGCTATCGAGAATGTTCATTTTATCGGTATCCGATCTCGTACTCATTTAACAGCTGAAGTTCTGCAGCATGCTAAGAAACTGATCGGAATCGGCTGTTACTGTATTGGTACAAATCAGGTCGATCTTGAGGCTGCGGCTGCACTGGGTATTCCTGTATTCAATGCACCTTTCTCAAACACCAGATCTGTTGCTGAGCTTGTAACCGGTGAGTACTTACAGCTTTTACGTGACATTCCAGCACGTAACGCTCTTCTGCACCGCGGCGGCTGGAACAAGGCTGCAAACGGATGCCACGAGGCTCGTGGCAAGACTATAGGTATTATCGGTTATGGTCATATCGGAACTCAGGTTGGTATCTTAGCTGAGGCTTTAGGTCTGTCAGTACTTTTCTATGACGTAGAGAACAAGATGGTTCTGGGTAATGCAAAACAGGTTAATACCTTAGATGAGTTACTTGAGAACTCTGATATTGTTACTCTGCATGTACCAGAGCTGCCAACCACCAAGAACATGATTTCCAAGGCTCAGTTTGCCAAGATGAAGGATGGCGTTCGCTTCCTGAATGCATCCCGTGGAACAGTTGTTGATATTGAAGCTCTGTGTGAAGCTCTGCGTTCAGGTAAGGTTGCAGGTGCAGCTGTAGACGTATATCCAAAGGAGCCTTCAAAGAACGGTGAGGAATTTGTAACTCCTCTGCGTGAGTTTGACAATGTAATTCTGACTCCTCACATCGGTGCCGGTACTGAGGAGGCTCAGAAGAATATCGGTACTGAGGTATCTGAGAAGCTGGCTCTGTATTCAGACAATGGCTCTACTCTTACCGCTGTTAACTTCCCAGAGGTATCTCTTCCAACGAAGAGAGCTGATGTTTCAAGACTGCTTCACGTTCACAAGAATGTACCTGGTGTAATGCGTCAGATCAACGAAACCTTTGCCAAGCTGAATATCAACGTTGCAGCTCAGTATCTGCAGACTACCGCTGATATCGGTTATGTGGTTATGGATATCCACTCTGACAAGCCTCAGGAGGTTGTACCTTCACTGCGTAACATCGAAGGTACTCTAAAGTGCAGAATTCTGTACTAG
- a CDS encoding 3-deoxy-7-phosphoheptulonate synthase, with translation MTIDKNLNLTPPNEAGHGIVDTRISEMYQVIPPIAVIEKFPATDFTNSVVDQTRREIHNIFNGVDDRLVVIAGPCSVHDTRAAIDYANRLMKLRQKYQDQLVVVMRVYFEKPRTTVGWKGLINDPTLDDSHDINQGLKIARKLLCDINSLGMPAATEFLDPITVQYIDDFISWGAVGARTTESQLHRQLASGLSCPIGFKNATDGSVKIAIDATIAAENEHTFMSVTKMGHVAIVHTKGNDDCHVILRGGKEPNYSSKDVEKTCQALEKAGLKPMVMIDASHSNSNKQFKKQVDVSRDVAQQVASGDNRIFGLMLESNLVEGRQDLPKDLRNLVYGQSITDACIGMEDTELICAMLNEAVLERRKRNKK, from the coding sequence ATGACTATTGACAAGAATTTGAACCTTACCCCGCCTAACGAAGCGGGGCATGGTATCGTAGATACGAGAATCAGCGAAATGTACCAGGTAATTCCCCCAATTGCCGTGATTGAAAAGTTTCCGGCAACAGATTTCACAAATAGCGTTGTGGATCAGACAAGAAGAGAGATCCACAATATTTTCAACGGTGTAGACGACAGATTGGTTGTGATTGCAGGACCTTGTTCTGTGCACGACACCAGAGCTGCTATTGACTATGCAAACAGACTGATGAAGCTTCGTCAGAAGTATCAGGATCAGCTGGTGGTTGTAATGAGAGTTTACTTTGAAAAACCTCGTACCACTGTTGGCTGGAAAGGACTAATTAACGATCCTACCCTGGATGATTCTCATGATATCAATCAGGGCCTGAAGATAGCCCGCAAGCTTCTTTGTGACATCAACAGTCTTGGAATGCCTGCAGCTACTGAGTTTCTGGATCCTATCACTGTTCAGTACATTGACGACTTCATTTCATGGGGTGCTGTTGGTGCACGTACCACCGAATCTCAGCTGCATCGTCAGCTGGCTTCCGGTCTGTCATGTCCAATCGGTTTTAAGAATGCTACTGACGGATCCGTAAAGATCGCAATTGATGCAACCATTGCTGCTGAGAATGAGCACACCTTCATGTCTGTTACCAAGATGGGCCATGTTGCAATTGTTCACACCAAGGGCAATGATGACTGTCATGTGATTTTACGTGGCGGTAAAGAGCCTAACTACAGCTCAAAGGACGTTGAGAAAACCTGTCAGGCTCTTGAAAAGGCCGGTTTGAAGCCAATGGTTATGATTGATGCTTCTCACTCAAATTCTAACAAGCAGTTCAAGAAGCAGGTTGATGTTTCTCGTGATGTTGCCCAGCAGGTTGCTTCTGGCGACAACAGAATCTTTGGTCTGATGCTTGAGTCAAATCTTGTTGAGGGACGTCAGGATCTGCCTAAGGATTTAAGAAATCTTGTGTACGGCCAGTCAATTACAGATGCGTGCATCGGAATGGAAGATACAGAGCTGATCTGTGCGATGTTGAATGAAGCCGTTTTAGAGCGCAGAAAGCGTAACAAGAAATAA
- a CDS encoding exodeoxyribonuclease III: MQITLSSWNVNGIRAVAAKEGFDWFRNSTYDVIGLQETKASVDQLDDALKTKSGYESFFCSSTVKKGYSGTAVFSKLKPLSVEYELPDPEFQGEGRIIHLEFEKFHFFNGYFPNGGAAILNEKGRPTGEFKRVPYKMGFFDCFFDYAQKLRQDKPIVVCGDFNIAHKPIDLARPKINETNTGFLPLEREFLDRMVEAGYVDTFRHVNGDKPDCYSWWSYKTFARSKNIGWRIDYFFVSEELKNNIVDARIENDVLGSDHCPVTLVLDI; encoded by the coding sequence ATGCAGATTACCCTAAGTTCCTGGAATGTTAACGGCATCAGAGCGGTTGCCGCAAAGGAAGGCTTCGACTGGTTCCGTAACTCTACCTATGATGTGATTGGTCTTCAGGAGACCAAGGCCAGTGTAGATCAGCTTGATGATGCTCTGAAGACAAAGTCTGGCTATGAGAGCTTTTTCTGTTCCTCAACTGTCAAAAAGGGCTACTCAGGTACAGCTGTATTCTCGAAGTTAAAGCCTCTCTCTGTTGAATACGAGCTTCCTGATCCTGAATTTCAGGGAGAGGGCAGAATCATTCATCTTGAGTTTGAAAAGTTTCATTTCTTCAATGGCTACTTCCCAAATGGCGGAGCCGCTATCTTAAATGAGAAGGGCAGACCTACCGGTGAATTTAAGCGTGTGCCTTATAAGATGGGCTTTTTTGACTGTTTCTTTGATTATGCTCAGAAACTTAGACAGGATAAACCAATTGTGGTTTGCGGTGATTTCAATATTGCTCATAAGCCTATTGACCTTGCCCGTCCTAAGATCAATGAGACCAATACCGGATTCCTGCCTTTAGAGCGCGAGTTTCTTGACAGGATGGTTGAGGCAGGCTATGTCGATACCTTCAGACATGTGAATGGAGACAAGCCAGACTGCTACAGCTGGTGGTCCTATAAAACCTTTGCAAGATCAAAGAACATCGGATGGAGAATTGATTACTTCTTTGTTTCAGAGGAACTTAAAAACAATATCGTGGATGCCCGTATTGAGAATGATGTTTTGGGATCTGATCACTGTCCTGTAACTCTTGTTCTTGACATCTAG
- a CDS encoding efflux transporter outer membrane subunit, translating to MLKKLSVVCMSACLCGCSLFFTDYKAPDFPVVASYHDAYRFVGAPIEADYWKQFKDEHLNTLMESALKHNFDMRTAYVNVEKALINVDIVASDNHPTASASIGSTAKRALDYHDSTHKSSSGNFSLSYQLDLFGKLKAADEAAFANYQATAYDYLAMRLTVVESTAAAYWQYAYAKEAVAIGEQDLKDSQVRLALVQNKFSAGAADSLDVDDAHINHLKVQATLDTRRNNLKKARTALATMLGTTADHDFEIASLDTSVVPAFSLSVPSELLARRPDLMKDEATLRKAYANYNEAKMAFFPDFTLTAGITTGDTGSIGRFLANPVGALGSSVTFPFLNFNKLSKQKKSALKDIDLANIAFVADYVKAVQEVYDDISDVDYYQKSLMTYKHAYELAVRNYERYKVRYESGLVALTDFLTSADTMRNAKISYLEAKLNNLKSTMALMTAIGGDNDNRIDEIVKD from the coding sequence ATGTTAAAGAAGCTTTCTGTTGTATGTATGAGTGCCTGTCTGTGCGGCTGCAGTCTCTTTTTTACCGATTATAAGGCACCTGATTTTCCGGTGGTGGCATCCTACCACGATGCTTACCGTTTTGTTGGTGCTCCAATTGAGGCTGACTACTGGAAACAGTTTAAGGATGAGCATCTCAATACTCTGATGGAGTCTGCCCTTAAGCACAATTTTGATATGAGAACCGCCTATGTAAATGTAGAAAAGGCTCTGATCAATGTGGATATTGTGGCATCCGACAATCATCCAACTGCATCTGCATCAATAGGCTCAACTGCAAAGAGAGCTCTCGATTATCATGACTCAACTCATAAGAGTTCAAGTGGAAACTTTTCTCTGTCCTATCAGCTTGATTTATTTGGCAAATTAAAGGCCGCTGATGAAGCTGCCTTTGCAAACTATCAGGCAACTGCCTATGATTATCTTGCCATGAGACTGACTGTAGTCGAGTCTACTGCTGCAGCCTACTGGCAGTATGCGTATGCAAAGGAGGCTGTTGCCATCGGTGAGCAGGATTTAAAGGACTCTCAGGTGCGTCTTGCCCTGGTGCAGAACAAATTCTCTGCAGGTGCTGCTGATTCTCTGGATGTGGATGATGCTCATATTAACCATTTAAAAGTTCAGGCAACGCTTGATACCCGTAGAAACAATCTTAAGAAAGCAAGAACTGCTCTTGCAACCATGCTGGGTACAACAGCAGATCATGATTTTGAAATAGCATCTCTGGATACTTCTGTGGTTCCTGCTTTCTCGCTGTCTGTTCCTTCAGAGCTTTTGGCAAGACGTCCTGATCTTATGAAGGATGAGGCCACCTTAAGAAAGGCCTATGCCAACTACAATGAAGCTAAAATGGCATTTTTCCCTGACTTTACCTTAACAGCGGGTATAACCACCGGAGATACCGGTTCCATAGGACGTTTTCTTGCTAATCCTGTAGGCGCCTTAGGTTCTTCTGTAACCTTTCCGTTCTTAAACTTCAACAAGCTTTCAAAGCAGAAAAAGAGCGCGCTTAAGGATATCGACCTTGCTAACATCGCTTTTGTAGCTGATTACGTCAAGGCGGTTCAGGAAGTTTATGATGATATCTCTGATGTTGACTACTATCAGAAATCTCTTATGACTTACAAGCACGCTTATGAGCTTGCAGTACGTAATTATGAACGCTATAAGGTAAGATATGAATCTGGCCTGGTGGCTTTAACCGACTTTTTAACCTCTGCCGATACCATGAGAAATGCCAAGATTTCCTATCTTGAGGCTAAGCTTAACAACCTCAAGTCCACTATGGCTCTTATGACAGCCATCGGCGGTGACAACGACAACAGAATTGATGAGATTGTAAAGGACTGA
- the rfbD gene encoding dTDP-4-dehydrorhamnose reductase, with protein MKQILVTGAKGQVGLEVCERLLFLGYRVIACGHAELDITSDNEVSSLFDSTQIDLVINCAAYTAVDKAEDEEKAAYAVNALGPKNLAAECRSRDIPLIHISTDYVYDNGKSGPHTEEESLNTRCVYGKTKLFGERFILDSGCRAVILRASWIFGRYGKNFVKAMANLASSRDTLKVVCDELGNPTPARALSDDICFIADSILTKNFDSYGIYNYCGYPEIVRNDFAGVILDKAKSIGIISHDVNVLPITSEEFGAKAKRPADSRMNCDSFAKTFRRNLPDWREYLEETLRGL; from the coding sequence ATGAAACAGATTCTTGTTACCGGAGCAAAAGGTCAGGTTGGTCTTGAAGTATGTGAAAGACTGCTTTTTTTAGGATATAGAGTTATTGCCTGTGGTCATGCAGAGCTTGATATCACTTCAGATAATGAGGTTTCATCACTTTTTGATTCTACACAGATTGATCTTGTAATAAACTGTGCAGCCTATACCGCGGTGGACAAGGCAGAGGACGAGGAAAAGGCAGCCTATGCTGTAAATGCCTTAGGTCCGAAAAATCTTGCAGCAGAGTGTCGCAGCAGAGATATTCCTCTGATTCATATTTCTACAGATTATGTTTATGACAACGGCAAAAGCGGACCGCACACAGAGGAAGAGTCTTTAAATACCCGCTGTGTATACGGTAAGACAAAACTCTTTGGAGAACGCTTTATTCTTGACAGTGGCTGTCGTGCTGTAATTCTGCGTGCCAGCTGGATTTTTGGCCGCTACGGTAAAAACTTTGTCAAAGCCATGGCCAATCTAGCCTCTTCAAGAGATACTCTTAAGGTTGTCTGTGATGAGCTTGGTAATCCAACTCCTGCAAGAGCTCTGTCTGATGATATCTGTTTTATTGCTGATTCCATTTTAACCAAAAACTTTGATTCTTACGGTATCTATAACTATTGCGGATACCCTGAAATTGTAAGAAATGATTTTGCCGGAGTTATTCTCGACAAGGCTAAATCCATCGGTATTATCAGTCATGACGTCAATGTTCTGCCTATTACTTCAGAAGAGTTTGGAGCCAAGGCTAAAAGACCTGCTGATTCTCGCATGAACTGTGACAGTTTTGCTAAAACCTTCCGCAGAAATCTGCCTGACTGGCGTGAATATCTGGAAGAAACCCTCAGAGGTCTGTAA